A region of the Streptomyces sp. NBC_00442 genome:
GCGGCACTGGCGCAGCGAGCCGATGGGCGCCGTCGACGCGCGGGGCACCGCGCTCCAGGTCGTGGTCCTCGTGGTGTGGCGGATCAGGGACACCGCGCGGGCCACCCTCGCCGTCGCCGACCACGAGAGGTATCTGCGCGAGCAGGTGGAGGCGGCGATGGCCCGCGTGCTCTCGCAGCTCCCGGCCGACGCCTTCCACGAGGACGCGCCGACGCTCAGGAACGCGGAGGCCGTCGGCGAGGCGCTGACCCGGATGCTGAAGGAGGAGGCGGAGCCCGTCGGCATCGAGCTGTACGCGGCGCAGCCGACCCGGATCGAGTACGCGCCCGAGGTGGCCGCGGCGATGCGCAGACAGCGGGTCGCGGCGATCGACGCCCAGCACCGCGACTCGGTGCTGACCTCGGTGGTCGACGCCGTGGACGACACCGTGCACCGGCTGACCTCGCGGGGCCTGGTGGAGCTCGACGCGTACGAGCGCAAGGCGTTGGTGAAGGACCTGACGGTCGCGTTCTACACGGGGCGCGGGGCGGGGGAGGGCGTCTGAGGGGGCGTGGGCCGGGCGGTGGCCGAGGGCCCGCACGCCGGAAAGACGTCGAGGGATTGGCCTGGACCAGGATCTGGACACGCCCAACTCCCTTCCATAGTCTGTTAGTTGGTCTAGACCGGAACATGACATACCGCACGCGTGCAGCCCATCCCCAGGAACTCCCCACGTTCTCCAGGAGTGTCAGCATGCGAAAGAAGCAGCGGCTCGGTGCCGTCGTGGTGGGACTCGCCGTCGCCGGCGCGTCCCTGCTCGCGACCGGCAGCGCGAGCAGCCACGGCTACACCGACCAGCCGATCAGCAGGCAGAAGGTCTGCGCCAACGGCACGGTCAAGAACTGCGGCGACATCCAGTGGGAGCCGCAGTCCGTCGAGGGCCCCAAGGGCTTTCCCGCGTCCGGCCCGGCCGACGGCACCATCTGCGCGGGCGGCAACAGCAGGTTCGCCGAGCTGGACGACCCGCGCGGCGGTACCGGCTGGCCCACGACACAACTGACGGGTGGCCAGACCTACACGTTCCGCTGGCAGTTCACCGCCCGCCACGCGACGACCGACTTCCGGTACTACCTCACCAAGCAGGGCTGGAACCCGGCCCAGAAGCTGACCAGGGCCGCACTCGACACCCAGCCGTTCCTCACCGTTCCCTACGGCGGCAAGCAGCCGCCCGCCACGGTCTCCCACCAGGGAACCATCCCCACCGGCCGGACCGGGCGCCAGATGATCGTCGCCGTGTGGACGATCGCGGACACCGGAAACGCCTTCTACGCCTGCTCGGACGTTCAGTTCTGACGCTCCATCAACTACGGTGCGGCGCCATGACGAAGAGGGCGTCGATCGCCGCGTACGTACAGCGCCAATGGGGCGACCGGCGGACCGCGCTGCGCTGCGGCGACCTGGAGCTCACCCACCACCAGGTCGCCGCGGGCGCTGCCGCCCGTGCGGCCCTCCTCGCCGAGCTGCTGCCCCGGGGCGCCGAGCCGCACCTCGGAGTACTGCTCGACAACACCCCCGAATTCGCGCTCTGGCTCAGCGCGGCGGCCCTCGCCGGGGCCGCCGTGGCGGGCATCAACCCGACCCGGCGCGGGCCCGAGCTGGCCCGCGACATCCTGCACACCGAATGCGCGGTCCTGGTCACCGGCCGCGCCCACCTTCCCCTGCTCGACGGGCTCGAACTGCCCGGCGTACGGGTCCTGGTGACCGACACCGAGGCGTACGACCAGCTGCTCGCCCCGTACCGGGGGGCGACGCCGGGCGATGCGACGGTGGGGCCGGTCGGGCCGCGGAGCCGGCTCCTGCTGTACTTCACGTCCGGCTCGACCGGCGCCCCCAAGGCCGCGATCTGCACCCAGGGCCGGCTCGCGGCGGCCGGCGAGTCGCTCGCCTCCCACTTCGCGCTCGGCCGCGAGGACGTCCACTACATCTGCATGCCGCTGTTCCACGGCAACGCGGTGATCGCCAACTGGGCCCCGGCGCTGACGACCGGCGCGACGGTGGCGCTCCGCGACCGCTTCTCGGCGTCGGGCTTCCTCGACGACGTACGGGCGTACGGCGCCACGTACTTCACCTATGTGGGCCGGGCGGTCCAGTACCTGCTGGCCACCCCGGCCCGGCCGGACGACCGCGCGCACACCCTGCGGACCGGGTTCGGCACCGAGGCCGGGGCGGCCGACGCGGACCGGTTCGCCGCACGGTTCGGCGTGCGGCTCGTCGAGGGGTACGGGTCCTCCGAGGGCGGGGCGGCGATCCAGCGCACCCCGGGCACACCGCCGGGCGCGATCGGCGGGGCCGCGCCGGGCAGCGACCTCGCGGTGGTCGACCCCGAGACGGGCCGCGACTGCGAGACGGCCCGCTTCGACGCGGCCGGCCGGCTCCTCAACGGGGCCGCCGCGATAGGGGAGTTGGTGAACCGTGCGCCCAACCCCTTCGAGGGCTACTGGCGCAACCCGGCCGCGGAGGCGGAACGGCGCCGGGGCGGCTGGTACTGGACGGGTGACCTGTTCTTCCGCGACGCGGACGGCTTCCTCTACTTCGCGGCGCGCGCCGACGACCGGCTGCGGGTCGACAGCGAGAACCTGGCCGCCGCGATGATCGAGAACATCCTCGCGCGCTGGGAGCCGGTGCGCGGCGTGGCGGTGTACGCGGTGCCCGACCCCGTGACGGGCGACCAGGTGATGGCGGCCCTCGCCCTGCCGGACCCGACCTCCTTCGACCCCGCCGCCTTCGCCGAATTCCTCGCCGCCCAAACCGACTTGGGTACGAAGATGGCGCCGCGGTTCGTGCGGGTGATGGCGGGGCTGCCGGTGACGGCGACGAACAAGGTGTGGCGGGCGGGGTTGCGGGGGGAGGGGTTCTGGTCGGGCGGGATCGTCTGGTGGCGCCCCCCGGGAGACTCGGCGTACCGCCGCCTGACCTCCACCGACCTGGCCGCGGCTCTGCCCCGGTCCTGAGCGGGGCGGTTGCCCGACCGTGCGGCGCCGCCCTGGACCTTGGTGCCTGTCGTCCCCCGACCGCGGTGCACCGTCGCCCCCCGGGCAGGCGGTCCGCCGGGAATCAGGAATAGAGCGGGACCGCCCACCACTTGCTCGATCATGAGATTCATCGATGTTCCGACCAGGGACGGATCCGTCCTGCGGGGAATCCACTACGCATCGTCCCGGCCCCAGCCCGGACCCGTGGTGCTCGTCCTGACACCGTACGGAGCGGACCGGTACCACCCGGACGGGCAGTTCTTCGCCGGGCGGGGCTTCCACTTCGTGAGCCTCGACTCACGGGGGCGTGGCGATTCGGACGGAGTGTTCAGACC
Encoded here:
- a CDS encoding AMP-binding protein; translated protein: MTKRASIAAYVQRQWGDRRTALRCGDLELTHHQVAAGAAARAALLAELLPRGAEPHLGVLLDNTPEFALWLSAAALAGAAVAGINPTRRGPELARDILHTECAVLVTGRAHLPLLDGLELPGVRVLVTDTEAYDQLLAPYRGATPGDATVGPVGPRSRLLLYFTSGSTGAPKAAICTQGRLAAAGESLASHFALGREDVHYICMPLFHGNAVIANWAPALTTGATVALRDRFSASGFLDDVRAYGATYFTYVGRAVQYLLATPARPDDRAHTLRTGFGTEAGAADADRFAARFGVRLVEGYGSSEGGAAIQRTPGTPPGAIGGAAPGSDLAVVDPETGRDCETARFDAAGRLLNGAAAIGELVNRAPNPFEGYWRNPAAEAERRRGGWYWTGDLFFRDADGFLYFAARADDRLRVDSENLAAAMIENILARWEPVRGVAVYAVPDPVTGDQVMAALALPDPTSFDPAAFAEFLAAQTDLGTKMAPRFVRVMAGLPVTATNKVWRAGLRGEGFWSGGIVWWRPPGDSAYRRLTSTDLAAALPRS
- a CDS encoding lytic polysaccharide monooxygenase auxiliary activity family 9 protein; this translates as MRKKQRLGAVVVGLAVAGASLLATGSASSHGYTDQPISRQKVCANGTVKNCGDIQWEPQSVEGPKGFPASGPADGTICAGGNSRFAELDDPRGGTGWPTTQLTGGQTYTFRWQFTARHATTDFRYYLTKQGWNPAQKLTRAALDTQPFLTVPYGGKQPPATVSHQGTIPTGRTGRQMIVAVWTIADTGNAFYACSDVQF